One genomic segment of Profundibacter amoris includes these proteins:
- a CDS encoding ABC transporter ATP-binding protein, with product MTDRLLTIDGLTKAYPGVVANDNVSFGIDAGEVHALLGENGAGKSTLVKMIYGLVRPDAGAMTLMGDSFSPPEPRAARAAGVAMVFQHFSLFEALSVAENISLGMENPPKHGELSARITKVSHDYGLPLDPDRLVGELSAGERQRVEIIRCLLQDPKLLIMDEPTSVLTPQEVDVLFQTLRKLSSEGTAILYISHKLDEIRDICDSATILRHGVVVDTCNPREKSARELAEMMVGSALHQPLRDAGEFGEVVLEVKDLYVPATTQFGTSLKSVGMQVRAGEILGIGGVAGNGQDELLAALSGETPSAEQTVRFDGQPIGHLGPNARRALGILAAPEERLGHAAAPDMSLTENALLTAAIRENLVNNGFVNWAKTRTFAKKVIAEFDVRTPGARTAARALSGGNLQKFVIGREVLQNPRVLVVNQPTWGVDASAAAAIRQALMDLAGKGAAVVVISQDLDELMEVSDNFCALNEGHLTRPRPTKGLTVEEIGLMLGGMEEEQEVAHA from the coding sequence ATGACCGACAGATTGCTGACGATTGACGGGCTGACCAAGGCCTATCCGGGTGTGGTCGCCAATGATAACGTGTCCTTTGGCATTGACGCCGGCGAGGTGCACGCGTTGCTGGGGGAAAACGGCGCGGGCAAATCCACGCTGGTAAAAATGATCTACGGGCTGGTGCGCCCCGATGCGGGCGCAATGACTCTGATGGGCGACAGTTTTTCCCCGCCCGAACCCCGCGCCGCCCGTGCCGCCGGTGTGGCGATGGTGTTCCAGCATTTTTCCCTGTTCGAAGCGCTGTCTGTGGCCGAAAATATATCGCTGGGCATGGAAAACCCGCCCAAACACGGCGAATTGTCGGCGCGGATCACCAAGGTCAGCCATGATTACGGATTGCCGCTGGACCCGGATCGTCTGGTCGGGGAACTGTCGGCGGGCGAACGTCAGCGGGTCGAGATTATCCGCTGTTTGCTGCAAGACCCCAAGCTGCTGATCATGGACGAGCCGACCAGCGTTCTGACCCCGCAAGAGGTGGACGTGCTGTTCCAGACCCTGCGCAAACTGTCGTCCGAAGGCACGGCGATCCTGTATATTTCCCACAAGCTGGATGAAATCCGCGACATCTGCGACAGCGCCACGATTTTGCGGCACGGGGTGGTGGTCGATACCTGCAACCCGCGCGAAAAATCGGCGCGGGAGCTGGCGGAAATGATGGTGGGCAGTGCGCTGCACCAACCGCTGCGGGACGCGGGTGAATTTGGCGAAGTGGTGCTGGAGGTGAAAGACCTGTACGTTCCGGCCACCACGCAATTCGGCACATCTTTGAAATCGGTCGGCATGCAGGTGCGGGCTGGTGAAATTCTGGGCATCGGCGGGGTTGCGGGCAACGGGCAGGATGAACTGCTGGCCGCGCTGTCCGGCGAAACGCCCAGCGCCGAGCAGACTGTAAGATTTGACGGGCAACCAATCGGCCATCTTGGACCCAACGCACGGCGCGCGCTGGGTATTCTGGCCGCACCCGAGGAACGGCTGGGCCACGCCGCCGCCCCCGATATGAGCCTGACCGAGAACGCGCTGCTGACCGCCGCGATCCGCGAAAATCTGGTGAACAACGGCTTTGTGAACTGGGCCAAGACCCGCACATTCGCCAAAAAGGTGATCGCCGAATTTGACGTGCGCACCCCGGGGGCACGCACCGCCGCGCGGGCCTTGTCCGGCGGCAACCTGCAGAAATTCGTGATCGGCCGCGAGGTGTTGCAAAACCCGCGCGTGCTGGTTGTGAACCAGCCGACATGGGGGGTGGATGCCTCGGCCGCCGCCGCCATCCGGCAGGCCTTGATGGACCTTGCGGGCAAGGGCGCGGCGGTTGTGGTGATCAGCCAGGATCTGGATGAATTGATGGAAGTGTCCGATAATTTCTGCGCCCTGAACGAAGGCCACTTGACCCGACCGCGCCCCACCAAGGGGCTGACGGTCGAGGAAATCGGCCTGATGCTGGGCGGAATGGAAGAAGAACAGGAGGTGGCGCATGCTTAG